One Nitrospirota bacterium genomic window, ATTTTTCCTTCATAACTTCCGTCTTCCTTCTGAACAAGAACCGGATAGTCTACATTCTGCAGAAGCGGGAGGTCATTGAAACTGTCGCCGAGACCTATTGTCACAACACTGCCATAAGCCCTTTTATAATGATCCATGAGAATCTTAACGGCCTTTCCTTTGTCATTATCACCAAGGATGTGATAAAACCTTCCCTGAGTCCAGTGCAGCCCTGCAGACTCTATTGCATCTAAAAACTCTGTCACACGGTCTTCCCCTTTTTCAAAAATGAAAGGTTCGTCAAAGTCTCTTTCCTTTGACAGGCAGGCATCTGACAGTTGCATGCCTGTAAGCAACGCCACCTCTTCCAGGGTCATATCGCCAAATCCCTTTACTCTTATTCCTGTTGTTTCACGGATATCATGGAACACCGCTCTGATAATGCTATATGGCTTGCCAAGAACGGTTACTGTGTATTCATCATCGCTTCTGTTTTTCTCATGCTCAGCAAAATATCCTTCAGGGATAAATATGCCGCCCCCGTTTTCAGAAATAAAAGGATCCGGGTTATTTATACACTTACGATAAACTTCAATCTCTGCCTTGGTCTTGCTGGAACACAGGACTGCCGGAATATCTGCTTCACGAATTTCTTCAAGAGCAGGGACGGCATCCTCAAAGGAGTAGCTTACCGGATGCAGCAGGGTGCCATCCAGGTCTGTAATTATTATTATCTTTGTCACTGCATAAGAACGATGACGGTATAATGTCAGGATATCTTTGCTTGATGAAACTATCTATTATTACTATAGAACAATTATTTTATAAAATCCAGAATAATTCCCAGGCTCTCTGATACAAAAGTTAATCATTCACGGGAACAAAGTGAGCACGTCTGTTTGACTGATAGCATTCCTCTGTGTTCTCAGTACAGAAGGGCCGTTCCTCTCCATATGAAATGGTCCTGAGTCGTTCAGAAGCTACGCCTCTTGCAACAAGATACCGTTTGGTTGATCGGGTCCTGCGTTCACCGAGGGCCAGGTTGTATTCATTAGTCCCCCGTTCGTCCGTATGACCCTCAATGACGACCTCCATCAACGGATGTTCTTTAAGCAATTGAACATTTCTGTCAAGTATTAACTTTGAATCAGGCCTGATAATTTCTTTATCAAAGTCAAAGAAGATGTCCTCAAGTTTCATGACGAGGCTGCCCGAATCAAGCATCCCCTCCGGGATACTGTCTCTTTCTTGAGGAATGGAAGGTTCCTGAACAAATGAAAGCTCCTCCGCAGCTTTGCCTTCTATTTCGGGCGACTCTTTTCCAGGTTCACTGATGACATTGTCTGTCGTTGAAACCTTTTTGGCGCATCCCCATCCTGTCAGAAGGACAAGTGTACAGATGATTACAGCAAATAAATTTAA contains:
- a CDS encoding HAD-IIB family hydrolase: MTKIIIITDLDGTLLHPVSYSFEDAVPALEEIREADIPAVLCSSKTKAEIEVYRKCINNPDPFISENGGGIFIPEGYFAEHEKNRSDDEYTVTVLGKPYSIIRAVFHDIRETTGIRVKGFGDMTLEEVALLTGMQLSDACLSKERDFDEPFIFEKGEDRVTEFLDAIESAGLHWTQGRFYHILGDNDKGKAVKILMDHYKRAYGSVVTIGLGDSFNDLPLLQNVDYPVLVQKEDGSYEGKIKLQNIIRADGIGPVGWNREVIKLIRRIRENEK
- the pal gene encoding peptidoglycan-associated lipoprotein Pal is translated as MFKKVGLNLFAVIICTLVLLTGWGCAKKVSTTDNVISEPGKESPEIEGKAAEELSFVQEPSIPQERDSIPEGMLDSGSLVMKLEDIFFDFDKEIIRPDSKLILDRNVQLLKEHPLMEVVIEGHTDERGTNEYNLALGERRTRSTKRYLVARGVASERLRTISYGEERPFCTENTEECYQSNRRAHFVPVND